In the Sus scrofa isolate TJ Tabasco breed Duroc chromosome 7, Sscrofa11.1, whole genome shotgun sequence genome, one interval contains:
- the CLEC14A gene encoding C-type lectin domain family 14 member A: MRPTLALCLFWQAFWPRPGGGEHPTADRAVCLASGACYSLHHATFKRQMAEEACNLRGGVLSTVRGGAELRAVLTLLRAGPGPGGGSKDLLFWVALERRRSHCTLENEPLRGFSWLSPDDVGESESDTLQWVEEPQRSCTARSCAGLQATGGIEPAGWKEMRCHGRANGYLCKYQFEGLCPAPRPGAASNLSYRAPFQLYSAALDFSPPGTEVSALCPGQLSITATCRVDGVGARWDGIPSGAVLCPCPGRYLRAGKCSELPDCLDDLGGFACECAAGFMLGKDGRSCVTKGEGQPGPGGTRVPTWHPQATAASAVPKRTWSPSVQEKPGELPHAPEQGSSATSIPEEIPRWGAQSTTSTLHMSPLTESKADNTSSGTVIPKFNSTSYSDNPQAFDASSTVVFILVSIAVVVLVILTVTVLGLFKLCFHKSPSPQPRKGPLAPQGTDSDAEATAPSSTSAHCTENGVKVEDCGLWNRVEGASRPGSSLGSGDT; this comes from the coding sequence ATGAGGCCAACCCTCGCCCTGTGCCTCTTCTGGCAGGCGTTCTGGCCCCGGCCCGGCGGTGGTGAGCACCCCACTGCCGATCGCGCGGTCTGCTTGGCTTCGGGAGCCTGCTACAGCCTGCACCATGCTACCTTCAAGCGCCAGATGGCCGAGGAGGCCTGCAACCTACGGGGCGGGGTACTCAGCACGGTGCGCGGGGGCGCCGAGCTCCGTGCGGTTCTCACGCTCCTGCGAGCGGGCCCTGGACCTGGAGGGGGCTCCAAAGACCTTCTTTTCTGGGTGGCGTTGGAGCGCAGACGATCCCACTGCACCCTGGAGAATGAGCCATTGCGGGGTTTTTCCTGGTTGTCCCCCGACGACGTCGGCGAGTCGGAAAGTGACACGCTGCAATGGGTCGAGGAGCCCCAACGTTCTTGCACCGCTCGGAGTTGCGCAGGACTCCAGGCCACTGGGGGAATTGAGCCCGCAGGCTGGAAGGAGATGCGATGCCACGGACGTGCCAACGGCTACCTGTGCAAGTATCAGTTTGAGGGCTTGTGTCCCGCTCCGCGCCCTGGGGCCGCTTCTAACTTGAGCTACCGCGCGCCCTTCCAGCTGTACAGCGCAGCACTGGACTTCAGTCCCCCTGGGACCGAGGTGAGTGCGCTCTGCCCCGGACAGCTCTCCATCACAGCCACCTGCAGGGTGGATGGGGTCGGCGCACGCTGGGACGGGATACCCTCAGGGGCCGTGCTCTGTCCCTGTCCTGGGAGGTACCTCCGAGCTGGCAAATGCTCGGAGCTCCCTGACTGCCTAGACGACTTGGGAGGCTTTGCTTGCGAGTGTGCTGCAGGCTTCATGCTGGGGAAGGATGGACGTTCTTGTGTAACCAAAGGGGAAGGacagccaggccctggggggaCGAGGGTGCCCACCTGGCACCCGCAAGCCACTGCAGCCAGCGCTGTACCTAAGAGAACGTGGTCACCCAGTGTCCAGGAGAAGCCAGGAGAGCTACCCCATGCCCCTGAACAAGGCAGCTCAGCAACATCTATTCCCGAGGAGATTCCTCGATGGGGAGCCCAGAGCACGACATCTACCCTTCACATGTCTCCTCTAACAGAGTCAAAGGCCGACAACACCTCCTCGGGAACTGTGATTCCCAAGTTTAATTCCACATCTTACTCTGACAATCCCCAGGCTTTCGATGCTTCCTCCACCGTGGTCTTCATACTGGTGAGCATAGCGGTGGTAGTGTTGGTGATACTGACCGTGACGGTGCTGGGGCTCTTCAAACTCTGTTTCCACAAGAGCCCTTCTCCTCAGCCAAGAAAGGGGCCTTTGGCCCCACAGGGCACGGATAGTGATGCTGAGGCCACTGCTCCGAGCTCTACTTCCGCACATTGCACAGAGAACGGGGTGAAGGTGGAGGACTGTGGTCTGTGGAACAGAGTAGAGGGAGCTTCGCGGCCAGGGTCTTCTCTTGGCTCTGGTGACACATAG